In the genome of Pelagicoccus sp. SDUM812003, one region contains:
- a CDS encoding glycosyltransferase, with translation MASSLKPHFDEAASKDAKPRRIQKTFHQQIAELLRFRILSDSSILEVGCGKGDLLPQLSPARGLGIDFSEEMIAAAKARHEDANLHFSVADAAHFNPGEAFDHIVLDYLLGYIDDIQSCLENLLKSAGPRTRLHITSLNTVWRPALSIGQKLGWVSKQPPSNWLSTQDIVNLLEISGWEVVSKSCEILLPFQIPIISPLLNRFAARLPLLRHLGSTLLITARPQTSVARPWNLSCSVIVPARNEAGNIRPALERIPSLGSETEVIFIEGNSKDNTWETIQSEASRYQGPHTIRSARQPGKGKWDAVRLGFEMAKGDVLVIQDGDLTAPPEDLPKFFNAIADGTCEFANGSRLVYPMESRAMRFLNLLGNKFFAITLSFLLGQNVKDSLCGTKMMLRQDYEKLKRRIESFGDFDPFGDFNLLFGSALLHLKIRDIPVRYRDRLYGDTNISRFRHGFILLQMAWFGLRKIKFAGFSKERQPEEVKGQS, from the coding sequence ATGGCTTCCTCGCTCAAACCGCATTTCGACGAGGCCGCATCAAAGGATGCGAAGCCGAGGCGTATCCAGAAGACCTTTCACCAGCAGATCGCCGAGCTGCTTCGCTTTCGCATTCTGTCGGACTCGTCGATTCTCGAAGTCGGCTGCGGAAAGGGTGACCTTCTTCCTCAACTGTCGCCAGCTCGCGGACTCGGCATCGACTTCAGCGAAGAAATGATCGCCGCAGCGAAAGCGCGGCACGAGGACGCGAACCTCCATTTCTCCGTAGCTGACGCAGCGCATTTCAATCCTGGAGAAGCCTTCGATCACATCGTGCTCGACTACTTGCTGGGCTACATAGACGACATCCAAAGCTGCTTGGAAAACCTGCTCAAATCCGCCGGGCCACGCACTCGCCTGCATATCACATCTTTGAATACAGTCTGGCGACCGGCGCTGAGCATCGGACAGAAGCTGGGCTGGGTGAGCAAGCAGCCGCCCAGCAACTGGCTCTCCACGCAGGACATCGTCAATCTGCTGGAGATCTCCGGATGGGAAGTCGTCTCCAAATCATGCGAAATCCTGCTGCCGTTCCAGATCCCGATCATCTCACCCCTTCTCAACCGCTTCGCAGCTCGCCTGCCCTTGCTACGGCATCTCGGCTCCACGCTGCTCATCACGGCTCGACCGCAGACCAGCGTAGCTCGCCCGTGGAACCTCTCCTGCAGCGTCATTGTGCCCGCTCGCAACGAAGCGGGAAACATCCGCCCCGCCCTCGAGCGCATCCCCTCTCTGGGCAGCGAAACCGAGGTCATATTCATCGAGGGCAACAGCAAGGACAACACCTGGGAAACCATCCAAAGCGAAGCGTCTCGCTACCAAGGACCGCACACCATCCGCTCCGCCCGACAACCGGGCAAAGGGAAATGGGACGCGGTGCGCCTAGGTTTCGAAATGGCCAAAGGCGACGTATTGGTCATCCAAGACGGCGACCTCACCGCCCCGCCGGAAGACCTGCCGAAGTTCTTCAACGCCATCGCGGACGGGACCTGCGAATTCGCCAACGGCAGCCGCCTGGTCTATCCGATGGAATCCCGCGCCATGCGCTTTCTTAACCTGTTGGGAAACAAGTTCTTCGCCATCACGCTCAGCTTTCTTCTCGGCCAGAACGTCAAGGACAGCCTTTGCGGCACAAAAATGATGCTGCGGCAGGACTACGAGAAGCTCAAGCGGCGCATCGAATCATTCGGCGACTTCGATCCCTTCGGCGATTTCAATCTTCTCTTCGGCTCCGCCTTGCTCCACCTGAAAATCCGAGATATTCCGGTCCGGTATCGAGATCGCTTATACGGCGATACCAACATATCCCGCTTCCGCCACGGCTTCATCCTCTTGCAGATGGCATGGTTTGGCCTGCGAAAGATCAAGTTCGCCGGTTTCTCGAAAGAGCGCCAACCAGAGGAAGTCAAGGGTCAGAGCTAA